The following coding sequences are from one Nicotiana tabacum cultivar K326 chromosome 1, ASM71507v2, whole genome shotgun sequence window:
- the LOC107830218 gene encoding non-specific lipid-transfer protein A-like — protein MAKILIALFALSLILGQTNADIQCSDVISKVSSCEGYLLGKVAAPSPNCCFGLQDLAKVADDSQPDRQTICQCFKAAMQTFPVDFQKAKQLPQICHFKSTIPIEPNVDCSK, from the coding sequence ATGGCAAAAATCCTTATAGCTTTGTTTGCTTTGTCTCTAATTTTAGGCCAAACAAATGCAGATATTCAGTGTAGTGATGTTATATCAAAAGTGAGCTCTTGTGAAGGGTATTTGCTAGGTAAAGTTGCAGCACCTAGCCCAAattgttgctttggattgcaagATTTGGCTAAAGTGGCTGATGACTCACAACCAGATCGTCAAACTATTTGTCAATGCTTTAAAGCTGCCATGCAAACTTTCCCTGTGGACTTCCAAAAAGCTAAACAACTTCCTCAGATTTGCCATTTCAAGAGTACTATACCAATTGAACCCAATGTTGATTGCTCAAAGTAA